In the Streptomyces coeruleoprunus genome, CGGACCCGATCCGCCCGCCGGATGGTGGTCCGGCCACCACCGACCCGGGCGAACCGGTCCGATACCCGCCCCCGGTGGCCCCCCGGGTGTGGTGCGGCCACCACCCCCGCCGCCCGCCGCACCCCGCGCACACCGCCGAGCGGCGGCTCCACCGCGACCTGACACAGTCCCCGCATCTGACGAAGTAGCCGCCACCTGACAAGGACCGGCGACGGCTGTTGAGGCGACTCCCGGCCGCTCCACACAGTGAGCGGCACGAAGGACGTCCCCCCTCGGGACGTTCGCTCACTTCACTGGAGTACATGCCATGTCTCAACCCAGCAGCGGGCCACGCCCCGGTACGGCACCGCTGGCCGAAGCCGTACTGGCGGTGGCCCGCAGGGACATCGCCTCGTTCCACGCACTCCCCCTCTCCCACGGCGGCTCCCTGCGCAACTCCCCGTTCCGCGAGGTCTACGAGTCGCTGTTCGGTACGGCGCAGCTCGCCGCCGACGTGTCGTACAGCGGCACGATGCTCGACTCGTTCTTCCGGCCCCGCGGACCGCTCCGCGCGGCCCAGCGGCTCGCCGCGGAGAGCTTCGGCGCCGACACCACGCTCTTCCTGTCCGCCGGCACCACCACCGCGAACCGGGTCGCCCTGTCCACGCTCGTCGGCCCCGGCAGCCGCGTCCTCACCGACCGCAGCTGCCACCAGTCGGTGCACTTCGCGCTCGGCGACATCGGCGCCCGCACCGACTACGTACCGATGCGGCGGTGCTGCGACGAGTGCCCACGCACCTTCGCCGACCTCGGGCAGCTGCTGGAGATGTTCGGGCGGGCCGTCGCCGACGGTCAGGCGTACGACGCGGTCGTCCTGTCCGCCGTCTCCTACGACGGTGTGCGCTACGACCTGCCGACGCTGCTGTCCGCGCTCGCCCAGATGTACCCGTCCGTGTCCGTCCTCATCGACGAGGCGTGGGGCGCCGGCCACCGGTTCCACCCGCGGCTGCGGGAACTGACCGCGCTGCACACGCTCCAGCAGCTGCGCGCCACCGACGCCTCCCTGCCCATGCGGGTCGCCGTCACGCACTCGGCGCACAAGTCGATGTCGGCGCTGCGGCAGGGCTCCTACCTGCACCTCGTCGGGGACGAGGAGCTGCAGGAGCAGGCCACGCAGGCCCTGTTCCGGCACCACACGACCTCGCCCAGCTGGCCCGTCCTCGCCAGCCTGGACCTGGCACGGCTGCAGTCGGCCACCGAGGGCGAGGCGCTCCTCGACCGGGCCCTGCACCTGGCGCAGACCCTGCGCACCGAGATCGAGACGGACGCCCGGCTCTCCGCGTACCGGCTGCTCGGCCCCGAGGGCCACCTCGGCGACCCGCGGCTCCTGGTGTCGGACGACCCGACGCGCGTCCTGGTCTCGATCGCCGAACTCGGCATCACCGCCGCCGACTTCCGGCGCATCCTCTTCGACGACTACGCGCTGTACGTCGCCCGGGAGAGCGGCGACGCCGTGGTGTTCCACCTCCACATCGGCGTCGACGAGGCGACCCTGCTGCGGCTCCTCGACGCGCTGCGCACCATCCAGCGCACCTACCGCAGCACATCGGCGGCGCTCGCGGGGGGCACCTCCGACCGGTTCATCATCGCCTACCCGCCGGGCATCCCCATCGCCGTCCCGGGCGAGCAGCTGTGCGACCGCACCCGCGACCAGCTGGCCGCGCTGCGCACCAGCGGCTGCGAGATCTACACCCTGCAGAACGCCCCCCACGCCTCCGCCGGCACCCCCCAACTGGCCACCGCGGCCGCCGGCCCCGCCACCTCCACCGCCTCCACGGCGACGAACGGAACGGAGTAACCCATGATCAGGCTCACCGACATCCGCAAGCACGCCGCCGAGCGCCCCGACCACCTCGCCGTGGCCGACGGCGACACCCGGCTCACCTGGGCCGACCTGGCCGAACAGGTCGCGCGCACCGCGACCGGCCTCTCCGAACGCCTCCCCGACCCACGCCCCGCCCGGGCCGTGTTCCTCGCCGGGAACAGCTGGGAGCTGATGGTCCTCATGGCCGCCTGCACCACCCTCGGCGTACCGTGCATCGGCCTCGACCACACGGCGAGCCCCGAGGCCACGCTCGGCGCGCTCGACCAGCTGAAGCCGACCGTCGTCATCACCGACCGCGCCCACCGCGGGCTGCTGGAGCGGGCCGCCTGGCCCGGCACGCCCGACGCCCTCCACGTCGACGTCGACCGCGACGGCGCCGCCGAACGCCCCGCCGAGGCCGTGGCGTTCGCCGAGCTGGCCGCGGCCGAGGCCGCGCCCGTCCAGCCGGTGGAGCAGCCCTTCGAGGCGTTCTCCTTCACCTCCGGCACCAGCGGCATACCGAAGCTCGTCATCCGCCGCACGTCCTTCGAGGCGCGGCGGCTGGCGAGCCTCGTAGATCAATTCGCTTTCGGTCAGGACGATGTCCACCTCGTGACCGTCCCGCTGTACCACACGTCGGGGCCCGGCTGGGCCCGGGTGTTCCTCGCGCTCGGCGGCTCCGTCGTCCTCGGCCCGTACGAGGACCCGGCGGCCCTCGCCCGGCTCATCGAGGACGAGGGCGTCACCACCACCCTGATGGTGCCGCCGGTCCTCACCCGGCTCGTCGCCCACCCGGCGTCCGAGCACCTGCACCGCACGAGCCGCCTGCGGTTCGTCCTGTCCGGCGGCCGCCACCTCAACCGGTGGGTCATCAACAACGCCTGGGACCGGCTCGGCCCCGTCCTGCACCTCTACTACGGCACCACCGAGAGCGGCCTCAACACCATCATCACGCCGGAGGAGCTGCACGTCGCGCCCTGCCGCTCCGGCCGCCCCCTCGACGGCAACACCATCGCGATCCTCGACCCGGACGGCGTACCGCTGCCGCCCGGGACGCGTGGCCGCGTCGCCATCGCGAGCTACCAGCTGATGGACAGCTACGCCACGGTCGAGCCGCCGTTCCTCCACCTCGACCTGGGCGACGGGCAGGGTGAGCA is a window encoding:
- a CDS encoding class I adenylate-forming enzyme family protein gives rise to the protein MIRLTDIRKHAAERPDHLAVADGDTRLTWADLAEQVARTATGLSERLPDPRPARAVFLAGNSWELMVLMAACTTLGVPCIGLDHTASPEATLGALDQLKPTVVITDRAHRGLLERAAWPGTPDALHVDVDRDGAAERPAEAVAFAELAAAEAAPVQPVEQPFEAFSFTSGTSGIPKLVIRRTSFEARRLASLVDQFAFGQDDVHLVTVPLYHTSGPGWARVFLALGGSVVLGPYEDPAALARLIEDEGVTTTLMVPPVLTRLVAHPASEHLHRTSRLRFVLSGGRHLNRWVINNAWDRLGPVLHLYYGTTESGLNTIITPEELHVAPCRSGRPLDGNTIAILDPDGVPLPPGTRGRVAIASYQLMDSYATVEPPFLHLDLGDGQGEQKFLLTGDSGVIDEEGRLELTGRSDGVAKVEGISPLDVNIFGLESDLMDLPCVRETAVLRVDLPELGDALIVPFAPVSPEREASGHRAVQAACDRRVPCLPNYVVPVDAIPYSPTGKVRATRLLEAVLPRVLALRQSQLVAA
- a CDS encoding arginine decarboxylase; the encoded protein is MSQPSSGPRPGTAPLAEAVLAVARRDIASFHALPLSHGGSLRNSPFREVYESLFGTAQLAADVSYSGTMLDSFFRPRGPLRAAQRLAAESFGADTTLFLSAGTTTANRVALSTLVGPGSRVLTDRSCHQSVHFALGDIGARTDYVPMRRCCDECPRTFADLGQLLEMFGRAVADGQAYDAVVLSAVSYDGVRYDLPTLLSALAQMYPSVSVLIDEAWGAGHRFHPRLRELTALHTLQQLRATDASLPMRVAVTHSAHKSMSALRQGSYLHLVGDEELQEQATQALFRHHTTSPSWPVLASLDLARLQSATEGEALLDRALHLAQTLRTEIETDARLSAYRLLGPEGHLGDPRLLVSDDPTRVLVSIAELGITAADFRRILFDDYALYVARESGDAVVFHLHIGVDEATLLRLLDALRTIQRTYRSTSAALAGGTSDRFIIAYPPGIPIAVPGEQLCDRTRDQLAALRTSGCEIYTLQNAPHASAGTPQLATAAAGPATSTASTATNGTE